A region of the Deltaproteobacteria bacterium genome:
ACTCCTCTTCCTTTTGGTACTTGCTAAAATCCATCTCGGTATTGATTCTAGCGACTGCGCGACCTTGTCCAAGTATTTCGCCTAACATCGTTTCAACTCTGCGCTGCAACTCGAGTTCTAGCTTGCGCTTTAGCTCTAGTTTAGTACTATCCATTTCGCTCAAATCCTCGCCTTCGCGCTTTTCGTTTAGAATATTTCCAAATGAGTCGAGTATTGTGACGTTATCAGACGTAAGGCGCTCGACGCTATTTGCCACTAAATTTGCAATACCCTTAACCTGACGTGGAGTGAGCTCTTCACCAGCCTTTAGCTTCAATAGAACCGAAGCGGTTGGCAACACGTCGCGCTTGACAAACACCGAACGCTTGGGGTTCGTGATGTGCACGCGCACGCTCTTTACGGCATTTATGGACTGAATAGTTCGCTCTAACTCGCCCTGCAGTCCTCGCATATAGTTTAACATTTCCACGAAACCCGTTCGCCCTAAAGCTCCATCACTTAACACCTCAAAACCGACACTCTTCCCCTTGGGCAGGCCCCCAGCAGCCATTTCCAAGCGCAGTTCGTGGACCAATTCTGGTGGAGACACTTCTACGGTTCTTCCGTCGTCGCGCAGGCGATAGCCTATTTTCTGATCCTTAAGGCGCTCAACTATGCCAGCAGCATCGCCCTCCTCAAGTCCGGAAAACAGCACTGCATAATCCGGCTTGGTTGCCCAACGAGAGACAAAGACTACTAGCATTACGCTAGCTCCCATTAGAAGTGGCAAGGCTATTTTTTGGGCCAGCGGAAGCCGCGCATAGAGAGATACTAGCTGAGCAAATACTGCACCGATATCAAATTTCATAATGATCTTTCACCCATGCGAAGTATCTATCCTATTGGCATTCTTATTAGCGTCTGATAGGCGGTTTCCAGGCGCTGCTTGACGCTTAGTAAAAGGCTAAAAGCTATGTCGGCCTTTTGCATGGCAATCATAGTCGCGTGCGGATTTACCTCCTCGCCCAGCAGCGCACTTTCCATTTTCTTATCTGCGTCGAGGCCTAAATCGTTAACCTGCGAGAGTCTGTCCTTAAGAAAATCCACAAAGGGCGTCTTTTCTCCAGAATCCGTTCCATCGGTCTCATTCAGCAGATCCCTATTGCCACCCAGGGGCTTTAGCCCACTAATCGGTTTAAAGCCTTCTAATGTCGAAATGTCCTTCATAGCAGTTTGCTCTTTGATATGCCTTATCTATTGCTCTACACTCTTTCGCCTAGCCGCCTAACTGCTGCCGCTAGATCCTTCGTCACATTGACTACTTCCGATGCGGCTTTATATGCAGCACTCGCCGTTAGTAAGTTCACCATTTCCGTTACTGGATTCACGTTGGGCATTGCCACCATGCCGGTAAGTGGATCTGCGTCCGGGTGCCCGGGATCATAGATCATTCTAGGTGGCTTATCGTCCTTAGTCACAGCAGCCACTTTTACACCTTTAAGAGTTGCCTGATCGAGTGTATTGCTAAACGCCTCCTTGGTGTCTACATCGGTTGCTGCAAACACTACGTCTCTTCGCTTATACGGCCCGCCTTCCTTTGTCTGCGTAGTTTCAGCATTGGCAATATTGCTCGCAATAGTGTTTATGCGAAGCCGGTTCGCGCTCATTGCGTTTGCAGCAATGTCAAAGATTGTACTAAACATTTACTATACGCCTCCCGTTCCACCGCGAGTTACTTGCCGAAGTAATCTAAGTTTCATCGATAAATAATTCGCAACGCCCGAATAGGTTCGCGCATTTTCGGAAATCTTACCCATCGCAATGTCTAAATCCACATTATTTCCATCCGCTCCCATGGCAGTAGCATTATCGTATACAATGTGCGAGTTCCCCTCAGCGGACGTAACGTCCATGTGTCCCGGATTTGTCTTCGCGAGAGCTTGCTGAGCCCCGTCTACTGCCTTCTTTAATTCTCCAGCAAAATCTACCTCTCGCGCTCGAAAATTTGGCGTTTCGGTATTGGCAATATTACTTGCTAGCACCGTATGGCGCTTGAATCTTAGATCCAGCGCCTTCTCCATTGCTGAATAACTTTCATCAAATAGTTTCATAGCTCTACTCCTTTTACTGCACTGCTGCAGCAATCAACACCTCATTACTCGCCCTCACAAAACCCTTTCGCAATAATCGTGCCTAAACTCTGACACCATGATAGCCACAGAAAGTTAATGCTTTTCCATAACTTAATATCGCCCTCGCACTTTTCATGGCTCGATTACCCTCGCGAGCACTCAGCTTGCGTCAAGGGTTTATCTCAGCGTGTCAATCAATGCCACTATCTTTACTACTTTCACCGTACTCGTGAAGCTTATTTCTAAGAGTCCTAATGCTAATTCCTAGCAGCTCTGCAGCTTTAGTCCTGTTGTTCCCATTGGCTCTAAGTGTTTCCAATATTAATTTTTTCTCTGCCTCTGCTACCGACATGCCGGACTGCAGATGCAGCTCCTCATCTCCGGCCGCTTGCGGGCTGGGAATTGAGCCCACAAAAAAGTGCTCAGCCTCGAGTTCATTGCCAAATGAAAGCAACACTGCGCGTTCGCAGGCATTTTGCAACTCGCGCACATTTCCCGGCCAGTGATACTTTTCAAGTTTTTCCGTTAGCGCTTTACTGACCTTCCTGGGAGAAGATTTAGAGTATTTTCTTATAAAGTGCTCCACTAGCAGCGGAATATCTCCTCGACGTTCACGCAGTGGTGGTACGAACAGTGGAATGACATTTAGTCGATAATACAGATCCTCCCGAAACTCTCCCTTCCTTATCGACTGTCGAATATCGCGATTAGTCGTAGCAATTACTCTAACATCGACTGGAATTGGCTTTTGACCACCTACGCGATCTACCTCTCGCTCTTGAAGAATGCGCAACAACTTTGCTTGCAACACCGCCTCCATCTCCGAAATCTCGTCCAGCAATATAGTGCCGCCATTGGCACACTCGAACTTTCCCATTTTGGAACTTATCGCCCCTGTAAACGCGCCCTTTTCATGTCCAAACAGCTCACTCTCTAATAAGCTCCCCGGCAAAGCTGCACAGTTGACGGCTACAAACGGTCCATCGGCGCGATCGCTACTCGTATGAATTAGTTTAGCAATGAGCTCCTTACCAGTCCCAGATTCGCCCTGTATGAGGACACTGGCTCGGCTACGTGCCACGGTAGTCGCGATCTCGAGCACTCTTCGCAAGCTGGGATCTTTAGAAATAATTGCTACTTCCCTAGTGTGATCCTCAATAAGACTGCCTTTTTTGGGATTTATTTTGGGCGGATTTATTACTCGTGCGACAACTGCCTCGAGATCCTCGGCCGAAAAAGGTTTGGTGATGAAATCAAATGCGCCATTTTTCATAGCCTCCACAGCTTGCCCTATAGTGCCATACGCCGTAATTATCACTACCGGCAGCCGCGGATACAGTTTTGCACATCTGCTTAAAAGCTCAATTCCCGTAACCTCTGGCATTTTCAAATCTGAGATTAGTAGATCCACTTCGCCCAGCGCCAACAGCTCCAGAGCCTGAGCCGCGCTATTGCATTTCCTAACTTCGTGCCCTAGCCTTATCAACACCGTCTCCATAGCGAGAAGCATTTGTACTTCGTCATCTACGATTATAATGCGCGCTCTTTCAGACATCGCTTTCCTTCCTCGTTATAGTGTGGCAGCTTGGGATGAAGATTGAGAACTTCGTTTTCTCGCCCCCGACGCGTTCGATTTCTATATGGCCACCATGAGCCGCAACAATAGAATGCACAACAGCAAGTCCTAAACCAGTCCCTTTTGTCTTTGTAGTGAAAAAGGGATCAAAGATTCGCTCTCTTAGTTCCGCTGGTATCCCGCCGCCGTTATCGACTACGTCTATTCGCCAGAACTCCTTCGATGACGCATCGCTAACGATAGACACTGCCGGCAAATAATCGGCAGCGCT
Encoded here:
- the fliF gene encoding flagellar M-ring protein FliF, which codes for MKFDIGAVFAQLVSLYARLPLAQKIALPLLMGASVMLVVFVSRWATKPDYAVLFSGLEEGDAAGIVERLKDQKIGYRLRDDGRTVEVSPPELVHELRLEMAAGGLPKGKSVGFEVLSDGALGRTGFVEMLNYMRGLQGELERTIQSINAVKSVRVHITNPKRSVFVKRDVLPTASVLLKLKAGEELTPRQVKGIANLVANSVERLTSDNVTILDSFGNILNEKREGEDLSEMDSTKLELKRKLELELQRRVETMLGEILGQGRAVARINTEMDFSKYQKEEESYDPAGQVVRSTRLVEENAGLTAEGGVPGVISNLTNDPGLLTPPDSSENANLRKERVTNFEISRAISKTISASGNIKKLSVAVLVDGIRENASSSAAAAGGEVKQAIIPAYKPLAPEMLKKIENLVKQAVGYDATRGDIVTVENIPFFEPEETLAEAIKTAEEDQKYEKYIGWILPGLGIILLFLILYPMMRFLISPTEAEVDLSRLLPAGIEELEAELEAERKTLASLPSEAQVPTVDIQELEGLLSENSRMVKDNPRQAALLIRYWLNEGGL
- the fliE gene encoding flagellar hook-basal body complex protein FliE; translated protein: MKDISTLEGFKPISGLKPLGGNRDLLNETDGTDSGEKTPFVDFLKDRLSQVNDLGLDADKKMESALLGEEVNPHATMIAMQKADIAFSLLLSVKQRLETAYQTLIRMPIG
- the flgC gene encoding flagellar basal body rod protein FlgC, with product MFSTIFDIAANAMSANRLRINTIASNIANAETTQTKEGGPYKRRDVVFAATDVDTKEAFSNTLDQATLKGVKVAAVTKDDKPPRMIYDPGHPDADPLTGMVAMPNVNPVTEMVNLLTASAAYKAASEVVNVTKDLAAAVRRLGERV
- the flgB gene encoding flagellar basal body rod protein FlgB, which encodes MKLFDESYSAMEKALDLRFKRHTVLASNIANTETPNFRAREVDFAGELKKAVDGAQQALAKTNPGHMDVTSAEGNSHIVYDNATAMGADGNNVDLDIAMGKISENARTYSGVANYLSMKLRLLRQVTRGGTGGV
- a CDS encoding sigma-54-dependent Fis family transcriptional regulator, with the translated sequence MSERARIIIVDDEVQMLLAMETVLIRLGHEVRKCNSAAQALELLALGEVDLLISDLKMPEVTGIELLSRCAKLYPRLPVVIITAYGTIGQAVEAMKNGAFDFITKPFSAEDLEAVVARVINPPKINPKKGSLIEDHTREVAIISKDPSLRRVLEIATTVARSRASVLIQGESGTGKELIAKLIHTSSDRADGPFVAVNCAALPGSLLESELFGHEKGAFTGAISSKMGKFECANGGTILLDEISEMEAVLQAKLLRILQEREVDRVGGQKPIPVDVRVIATTNRDIRQSIRKGEFREDLYYRLNVIPLFVPPLRERRGDIPLLVEHFIRKYSKSSPRKVSKALTEKLEKYHWPGNVRELQNACERAVLLSFGNELEAEHFFVGSIPSPQAAGDEELHLQSGMSVAEAEKKLILETLRANGNNRTKAAELLGISIRTLRNKLHEYGESSKDSGID